In Colletotrichum destructivum chromosome 8, complete sequence, the following proteins share a genomic window:
- a CDS encoding Putative nucleobase cation symporter 2 family encodes MDEDQGPSQIVPETPPKRTMGQRLRGARNRFFTKDGLVGDYDYAFLFRPNLPFMRKSLRAAPFFGLNDRMPTLLALLLGFQHALAMLAGIITPPILLSGAAGANLTGEMQQYLVSTALIVSGLLSTIQITRFHVPKTSYYVGTGLISVVGISFAIIPVAQGALAQMYANGFCPTDADGNKLPCPDGYGAIIGSSALCALIEIAISFMPPKVMLRVFPPIVTGPTVMLIGIHLVESGFQNWMGGSGPCANPTTDFFARCPNIAAPHALPWGSAEYLGLGFSVFITIILCERFGAPIMKSTSVVIGLLVGCIIAAACGYFDRSGIDSAPAVSFVWVHTFKLTLYGPLILPLLAVYIICATEAIGDITATCDVSRLEVEGRLFESRIQGGVLADGINGVLAALMTITPMTTFAQNNGVIALTRCANRSAGYCCCFFLVIMGIFAKFAASLVAIPSSVLGGMTSFLFTAVAVSGMAIITKGVPFNRRNRFILTAGLTLGYGATLVPTYFDNVFTYAGDNRGLRGFLDAIVLIMETGFAITAFVCMLLNLVLAEEIEDTEGHDVVPIAGSTPSKDANGADSARGADSEDIQPVGHIGGAKGDEKLS; translated from the exons ATGGACGAGGATCAGGGACCATCGCAAATCGTCCCGGAGACGCCTCCCAAGAGGACAATGGGACAACGCCTCCGCGGCGCCAGGAACCGCTTCTTCACCAAAGACGGCCTTGTTGGTGATTACGACTACGCCTTCCTGTTCCGCCCAAACCTGCCCTTCATGAGGAAGAGCCTGAGAGCCGCCCCCTTCTTCGGTCTCAACGACCGCATGCCCACACTGCTGGCCCTGCTGTTGGGCTTTCAGCATGCCCTCGCTATGTTGGCCGGCATCATCACGCCTCCCATCCTTCTGagcggtgccgccggcgccaaccTGACTGGCGAGATGCAACAGTACCTCGTGTCGACGGCCCTCATCGTCTCGGGCCTGCTGTCCACCATCCAGATCACCAGGTTCCACGTCCCAAAGACTTC CTACTACGTCGGCACCGGGTTGatctccgtcgtcggcatctcCTTTGCCATCATCCCTGTCGCCCAGGGCGCTCTCGCCCAGATGTATGCCAACGGCTTCTGCCCAACAGACGCCGACGGGAACAAGCTCCCTTGTCCCGATGGCTACGGAG CCATCATCGGTTCCAGCGCTCTCTGCGCCCTTATTGAAATTGCCATCTCCTTCATGCCGCCCAAGGTCATGCTGCGTGTCTTCCCCCCTATTGTGACCGGCCCGACTG TCATGCTCATCGGCATTCACCTCGTCGAGAGCGGCTTCCAGAACTGGATGGGCGGCTCCGGCCCCTGCGCAAACCCGACCACCGACTTCTTCGCACGATGCCccaacatcgccgccccTCATGCTCTTCCCTGGGGCTCTGCAGAGTACCTGGGTTTGGGGTTCTCCGTcttcatcaccatcatcctcTGCGAGCGCTTCGGCGCCCCGATCATGAAGTCAACCTCTGTCGTCATCGGTCTGCTTGTTG GAtgcatcatcgccgccgcctgcggGTACTTTGATCGCTCCGGTATTGACAGCGCCCCCGCCGTTTCTTTCGTCTGGGTACACACCTTCAAGCTCACTCTTTACGGACCACTCATCCT ACCTTTGCTCGCAGTGTACATCATCTGCGCCACCGAAGCCATCGGGGACATCACGGCCACCTGTGATGTCTCCcgtctcgaggtcgagggtcGTCTCTTCGAGTCACGCATCCAGGGCGGTGTGCTGGCCGATGGAATCAACGGTGTTCTCGCCGCTCTCATGACCATTACCCCCATGACCACC TTCGCCCAAAACAATGGTGTCATTGCCCTCACTCGTTGCGCCAACCGTAGCGCTGGCTACTGCTG ctgcttcttcctcgtcatcatggGCATCTTCGCCAAGTTTGCCGCCTCGCTCGTTGccatcccctcctccgttTTGGGCGGCATGacctccttcctcttcaccgccgtcgccgtctccggcATGGCCATCATTACGAAGGGCGTACCCTTCAACCGCCGCAACCGCTTCATTCTCACCGCCGGCCTGACGCTCGGTTACGGCGCCACGCTCGTGCCGACTTACTTCGACAACGTCTTTACCTACGCCGGCGACAACCGCGGTCTCCGAGGCTTCCTCGATGCCATCGTGCTCATCATGGAGACGGGCTTCGCCATCACGGCCTTTGTCTGCATGCTCCTtaacctcgtcctcgccgaggagattGAGGACACTGAGGGCCATGACGTTGTCCCCATCGCCGGCAGTACCCCGTCCAAGGATGCCAATGGCGCAGATAGTGCCCGCGGGGCGGATTCTGAGGACATCCAGCCTGTTGGACACATTGGCGGTGCCAAaggcgacgagaagctgTCTTGA